CGAACGCCGCGATCAAGCTGGCCCCCGTCGCCGAATTGCCCGACGGTTGGGGCCGCCGCGCCGAGTTGGAATGGATCAGTCGCAAGCGCGAGTGCCGGCAACTGGTGGCCTGGTTCGGCGATTTGGCCGCCAACGCCGGCAGACGCCGTGCGACGATGCTCGACGAGGACGGCGCGGTGCGGCGCACGATCCGCGGCGAGCCGAACGCTCCGATACCACCTGCGACCGGCGTCGGCCGATTTCTATTCGAGCCGGATTCCGCGGTGCTGGCCGCGAAGCTTACGGGCGCGCTGGCCGCCGAGCATGGTCTTGCAGCCGTCACGCCCGGCATCGCCTATCTCACAGGCGACGCGCCGCTCGACGACGCGGCCCTGGCGTGCTTTGAAGTCCTCGACCAGTTGCCGCTGCGAATCAAGACGCTCAAGAATTGGCTGCGCGAGCGCGGCATCGGGAGGCTCGAAATCAAGAAGCGCGGCGTCGATCTCGATCCGGCCCACCTCCGCCGCCAACTGCACGTCGCCGGAGACGCTTCCGCAACCCTGCTCGTCACTCCACTGGCTGGCCGGGTCGCCGTCATCGCCACGCGCCGCGCTCCGCGACCGGCAGCACTCCCATTCAATCACGGCTAAACCATTGCTCCTATCGCATTTCGTTCTTCGCACTTTATACTTCTCGTTCCGAATTCCAAATCTGAGCTTCGCGGAAAGGCGCGTGATTGAGTGACGTCTCGTCGGCAAACCGTTTCGTATCTCAAGCAGCGCTTCGCCGAAGTGGGCATGACGTTGCAAGCGCGCCACGGGCAAAACTTTCTTATCGACCTGAATCTACTTGGCCTGCTGGCCGAGAAAGCGAACGTCGGGCCGAACGATGTCGTGCTCGAAGTCGGCACCGGCACCGGCGCGCTCACGGAAATGATCGCGCGGCACGCCGCCGCGGTCGTCACGGTAGAAATCGATCCGCGGCTGCATCAGTTGGCTTACGAGGAATTGATCGACTTCGACAACGTGATCATGCTCCAGCAAGATGCGCTTGCGAACAAGAATACCCTCGATCCGCTGGTGCTCGAGGCATTGAATGCGAAGCTGGCGGAAGCGCACCAGCGGCAATTCAAGCTGGTGGCGAACCTGCCATTCAGCGTCGCCACGCCGGTGATTTCTAATTTACTCGACCTCGATCGGCCGCCGGTCGAGATGACCATCACAATCCAAAAGGAGCTGGCCGAGCGGATCGTCGCCAAGCCCTCGACGAAGGATTACGGGGCGCTGAGCATCTGGGTCCAGAGCCAATGCCAAGCCGAACTGGTGCGGTTGATTCCGCCACAGGCCTTCTGGCCGCGACCGAAAGTCACCTCCGCGATCGTGCAAATTCGGTTGGATCCGGAGCTGCGCGGGAGGATCGACGATCGAGCCTTCTTTCACTCATTCGCGCGCGGGCTGTTTCGGCATCGGCGAAAGTTTTTGCGGAGTGTGTTGCCGAGCGTCTATAAAGGGCGGCTGGAAAAATCGGACGTCGATGCCCTGCTCGCTCGGCACGATCTTGCGACCTCGACTCGCGCCGAAGAGCTTGATGTTGCGACGGTCCTCCGGTTGGCGGAAGCCGTGCACCAGCTTTTGGCACGCGACGCGACTCGCCCTTAAGAGCGCCTAACAAATCCGGTTTGGAGAAGGGGACAGTCCCCGTTTTGCTGCCGACCATCGCTGCGATGGTGCCCGCCTCGCAAAAGGGGGACAGCCCCCGCTGGATTTGTTAGTCGCTCGAAAACACGAACGCGATTTTTGCCGCCGCCGCCCTTGTGCGCGCTGCGCCTGCCGACTAACGTGGGAGGACGGAGGCGGCAGCGTATTGACGAGTGCGTCGCAGGGAGCATCTGTTTATGAAGTTCATCGAAATGTCGGGTGGGGAATTGATGGAGATTCTGAATCCCGACGAGGTCACTCCGCAGCAATTACAAGCCGCCGGGTTGACCGAGCGGTGCCTGGTGCGCATCAATCTGCAAGGCGACATCGAAGTCCGCCGCCGCGACCGTTGGGACGTGATCGGCGGCCTGCTCGGCGATTTCGATCACCGCATCCGGAAGGCTACGGGGCGAGAGTGGGCCTGAGGATTCGATTTTGGATTTTGGGTTCTCGATTAGCGCTGGATAGACATGCCCGCCGCGGAAGTTCGTGAAGCTACCGACATGGCTGAGCACCCTGCTGAAGGCCTCGGGATGCTGCCAGGCGACGTGAACGCGCAGATTCCGCCCGAGCTGATCCCGCAACTGGCCCGGCCGGCAGCGCTATCGGTTAGCGCGCGGCACTGCTTCCGCCAGCCGATCAATCGTTACGACCCGCCTTAAACTATTCCGACAATGCTACTTGCGCTCCGCCCGTTCAACATTCTCCAGCCTCCTACCGATCTTCCGATGAGCAAGGATCAGGGAAGTGTGGCGGCAGGGATGCCCAATTTGTTCAGCTTTTGAGATTTGGCGGCAGCGGACGGGATCAAGCCGGCGGGAATCCGGCGGTTTGTAACAGCGGCCGCACCGTGGTAAGCTGTCAGGGCAAATGACGCCGCTCGACGAGAACTCACGTTTGCCCGTACACCATGCCCGGCCCGCGGACTCGATCCAAAGGTCCGATTTTCATCCGACGCTGGCATCCTCTTGGGCACCGGTTTTCTGAGGGACAAAGACGTGCATCTCGACCATTTACCCGGTTCGTTTTTTGGCCCGTCCAATTTGGTTGACCTGCTGCGGCATCGCGCCGCCCATCAGGCGCACGATTGGGCCTTCAGCTACCTCGTCGACGGCGAATCGGAAGAAATCCACTGGACCTACGAAGACCTGGACCGGCGGGCTCGAGCCATCGGGGCCTGGCTGCAAACGCAATCGTTGGTCGGGGAACGGGCGCTGCTTCTTTATCCGGCCGGATTGGACTTTGTCGCGGCGTTCTTCGGCTGCTTGTATGCGGGTGTTGTCGCGGTGCCGGCATATCCACCGCGGCAGAACCGTTCGCTCTCGAGAGTGCAAGTGATTGCCGACGATGCTGAGGCCAAAGTCGCCCTCACCACGCAGGCCGTTCTCGAACGGGTCCAGCCGTTGTTGGATCAAACACCGAACCTCAAGACGCTGCGTTGGCGGGCCACCGATGAAATGGACAAGGGGCTGGAGCACGACTGGCAGCATCCGGACGTCTACGGCGACACTCTCGCCTTCCTGCAATACACTTCCGGCTCGACGGGCACACCCAAAGGGGTCGTGCTCAATCACGCCAACCTGATGCACAACTCGGCCTTGATCGCCTATGCGTTCGAGCACACTCGGTCGGATCGCGGGATGTTCTGGCTCCCCAGCTATCACGACATGGGCCTGGTCGGCGGCATTTTGCAGCCGCTTTACATCGGCCAATGGGATCTGCTGATGTCGCCGGTCGCGTTTTTGCAGAAGCCGTTTCGTTGGCTCCAGGCGATTTCGCGATACAAGGCGACCATCAGCGGCGGGCCGAATTTCGCCTTCGATCTCTGCGTCCGCAAGATTACACCCGAGCAAAAGGAAACGCTCGACCTTTCGAACTGGTGCCTCGCTTTCAACGGGGCCGAACCGGTGCGCGAGGAGACGATCGACGCCTTCGTCGAGGCATTTGCTCCCTGCGGTTTCCGGCGCGAGGCGTTTTACCCGTGCTACGGCATGGCCGAGGCGACTTTGATCGTCTCCGGCGGATTCAAGGCCGCCCCGCCGGTGATTCGCACGTTCGATGCCGAATCGCTCGAGAACAATCAAGTCGTCGATGCGCTGCCGGATGAAGAAGGCGCGCGGGCTTTGGTCGGCTGCGGCGGCACGCTCTTGGATCAGCAGATTCTGATCGTCAATCCCCATACGCTCACGCGTTGCGCTCCGGACGAAGTCGGTGAGATTTGGGTCGCTGGGCCGAGCGTGGCGCAAGGATATTGGAGGCGGCCCGACGAAACGGCCCACACCTTCCATGCCCACTTGAGCGACGGCGCCGGGCCGTATCTCCGTACCGGCGATTTGGGCTTCATGCAAGATGGGGAGTTGTTCGTCACCGGCCGGCTAAAGGACCTGATCATTATTCGCGGGTTGAACCATTACCCGCAGGACATCGAAGCGACCGCCCAGCGGAGCCACGAGAATCTGCGTCACGCGGCGGGCGCCGCGTTTACCGTCGAGATCGATGGCCGCGAGCGGCTGGTGATCGTCAACGAATTGGAGCGCGGCCGGCAGCGCGACGTCGAGGCGCTCGACGAGGTTTATGCGAGCGTTCGCCGTCTGGTGGCCGCCGAGCACGAACTGCCCGTCGAGGCGATCGCGCTGATCAAGGCCGGCAGAATCCCCAAGACCTCCAGTGGGAAGATTCAACGGCACGCTTGCCGCAGCGGGTTCATCGACGGCACGCTGGAAGTCCTCGATCAGTGGCGCGCTTGGGACGCGGCCGACAAATCCGCCGCCGAGCGGCGCAAGGACAGGCGAGCCGCCCGGCCCGGCGCCGGACGCGAGGCCCATGCCGGCGCCAACGGCCAATCCGCCGGCGTCGTCGGCCGCGATCGCCGCGAAAAGGCAGACCGCGAAGCGGCTGATTCGGTGTCCACGGCGAAAATCGTCTTCGAAGAGGTTCGGCGGATCGCAAAGGAGCGGGCCACCGATCTGACTCTCGACACTAATATCGTCGAACTCGGGCTAGATTCTCTCGAGCGGATGGAGATCATCGCGGCGCTCGAAGACACGTTCGGCGGCCGATTCCCCGAGCAAGTCCTACCGCAAATGGAGACTTGTCGCGAGGTGGTCGAGGCCGTCGAAGCTTATCTCGGCAAGACGCCGAAGAAACGTTCCGCGCGGACTTCGGCCGAAGGCATTCCTCCGGAAAACTATCGCTTCGAGTTGTATCCGGAATACCTGGCGCTGCGTCAAACGATGCAGGCGATCCAGAGCACCGGGCTGGCGAATCCATATTTCCGGCCGCATGAGCGCGTGACCAACGACACGACGCAAATCGCCGGCCGCGAATTGATCAACTTCTCGAGCTACAACTACCTCGGCATGTCGGGCGATCCGGTGATCTCGGCGGCCGCGAAAGAGGCCATCGATCGCTACGGCACGAGCGTTTCCGCCAGCCGGCTTGTCTCCGGCGAAAAGGTCGTGCACCGTGAACTGGAGCGGGCCATCGCCGGCTTCGTCGGCACCCAGGATGCCATCGTGTATGTCGGCGGCCATTCGACGAATGAAACTACGATCGGCCATCTTTTTGGACCGGGCGACTTGGTCCTGCATGACGCCTTGGCCCACAACAGCATCGTCCAGGGCTGCCTCCTGAGCGGCGCGCGGCGGCGGCCGTTCCCGCATAACGATTGGCAAGCCCTCGATCAGCTTCTCACCGAGCTGCGCAGCGAGTATCGGCGCGTGCTCGTGGCGATCGAAGGTGTTTACAGCATGGACGGCGACTATCCCGATCTGCCCCGATTCATCGAAGTCAAGCGGCGGCACAAAACCTTCTTGATGGTCGATGAGGCGCATTCGGCCGGCGTGATGGGACCGCACGGCCGCGGGATCGGCGAGCACTTCGAAGTCGATCCGGCCGACGTCGATCTCTGGATGGGAACGCTCAGCAAAGCGTTCGGAAGTTGCGGTGGATACATCGCGGGCAACAAGCCGCTCATCGAGTATCTCAAGTACACCTCGCCGGGTTTCGTGTACAGCGTCGGCATATCCCCCTCGAACGCAGCCGCGGCATTAGCTTCGTTGCGGCTCTTGGAAGAGGAGCCGGAGCGAGTCGCCCGGCTGGCGGAAAACTCGCGGCTGTTCCTGACGCTCGCCCAAGAGCAGGGGCTGAACACGGGCATGAGCAAGGACTCGGCCGTCGTGCCGGTGATCTTGGGCAACTCGCTGCACAGCCTGCAGCTTTCGCAGGAGCTGTTTGCCCGCGGGATCAACGTGCAGCCGATCCTCTATCCGGCGGTCGAGGAAAGCGCGGCGCGGCTGCGGTTCTTCATCACCGCTTTGCACACCGAGCAACAAATTCGCGAGACCGTCGCGGCCGTGGCCGAAGAACTAGCCAAAATCGATCCGGCTTACCTGCGCCAGCCGCGGGCAACGGCGGCCAACGGGCAGCGCAGCGCCGGCTCGGCTACGCGGAGACCGTAGCCAGGTTCGATTGACGAATCCAAGCTTGGGTGCCATGCCCACGGCTCGGCGTGGGCATGGGCCGTGTTGCACATGGCCACTCAGAGCAGTGGCCATGGCACCCGTCAAAGATTTGAAGCTCAACGACCCGGGATGCCAACAGCGACGGTCCGGCGCGATCGCGTTTGCCGTCGCCGTAGGCTCCTGGTTAAACTAACGGTGCGATGACTCCAAACAATCCCATTCCGGCGCCGATCTCCGAAGAGCACCCTTCTCGTGTGTCGAACTTCACGCTCACCCACCGGC
The Pirellulales bacterium genome window above contains:
- the rsmA gene encoding 16S rRNA (adenine(1518)-N(6)/adenine(1519)-N(6))-dimethyltransferase RsmA, with the translated sequence MTSRRQTVSYLKQRFAEVGMTLQARHGQNFLIDLNLLGLLAEKANVGPNDVVLEVGTGTGALTEMIARHAAAVVTVEIDPRLHQLAYEELIDFDNVIMLQQDALANKNTLDPLVLEALNAKLAEAHQRQFKLVANLPFSVATPVISNLLDLDRPPVEMTITIQKELAERIVAKPSTKDYGALSIWVQSQCQAELVRLIPPQAFWPRPKVTSAIVQIRLDPELRGRIDDRAFFHSFARGLFRHRRKFLRSVLPSVYKGRLEKSDVDALLARHDLATSTRAEELDVATVLRLAEAVHQLLARDATRP
- a CDS encoding aminotransferase class I/II-fold pyridoxal phosphate-dependent enzyme; protein product: MGTGFLRDKDVHLDHLPGSFFGPSNLVDLLRHRAAHQAHDWAFSYLVDGESEEIHWTYEDLDRRARAIGAWLQTQSLVGERALLLYPAGLDFVAAFFGCLYAGVVAVPAYPPRQNRSLSRVQVIADDAEAKVALTTQAVLERVQPLLDQTPNLKTLRWRATDEMDKGLEHDWQHPDVYGDTLAFLQYTSGSTGTPKGVVLNHANLMHNSALIAYAFEHTRSDRGMFWLPSYHDMGLVGGILQPLYIGQWDLLMSPVAFLQKPFRWLQAISRYKATISGGPNFAFDLCVRKITPEQKETLDLSNWCLAFNGAEPVREETIDAFVEAFAPCGFRREAFYPCYGMAEATLIVSGGFKAAPPVIRTFDAESLENNQVVDALPDEEGARALVGCGGTLLDQQILIVNPHTLTRCAPDEVGEIWVAGPSVAQGYWRRPDETAHTFHAHLSDGAGPYLRTGDLGFMQDGELFVTGRLKDLIIIRGLNHYPQDIEATAQRSHENLRHAAGAAFTVEIDGRERLVIVNELERGRQRDVEALDEVYASVRRLVAAEHELPVEAIALIKAGRIPKTSSGKIQRHACRSGFIDGTLEVLDQWRAWDAADKSAAERRKDRRAARPGAGREAHAGANGQSAGVVGRDRREKADREAADSVSTAKIVFEEVRRIAKERATDLTLDTNIVELGLDSLERMEIIAALEDTFGGRFPEQVLPQMETCREVVEAVEAYLGKTPKKRSARTSAEGIPPENYRFELYPEYLALRQTMQAIQSTGLANPYFRPHERVTNDTTQIAGRELINFSSYNYLGMSGDPVISAAAKEAIDRYGTSVSASRLVSGEKVVHRELERAIAGFVGTQDAIVYVGGHSTNETTIGHLFGPGDLVLHDALAHNSIVQGCLLSGARRRPFPHNDWQALDQLLTELRSEYRRVLVAIEGVYSMDGDYPDLPRFIEVKRRHKTFLMVDEAHSAGVMGPHGRGIGEHFEVDPADVDLWMGTLSKAFGSCGGYIAGNKPLIEYLKYTSPGFVYSVGISPSNAAAALASLRLLEEEPERVARLAENSRLFLTLAQEQGLNTGMSKDSAVVPVILGNSLHSLQLSQELFARGINVQPILYPAVEESAARLRFFITALHTEQQIRETVAAVAEELAKIDPAYLRQPRATAANGQRSAGSATRRP